One part of the Glycine max cultivar Williams 82 chromosome 14, Glycine_max_v4.0, whole genome shotgun sequence genome encodes these proteins:
- the LOC100786719 gene encoding laccase-3, with product MKTYHLPGKSWFSWFLLGLLSIIASLASAAENHYHEFVIQTVPVKRLCRTQNILTVNGQFPGPTVEARNGDSLAIKVVNAGPYNISIHWHGLRMLRNPWADGPSYVTQCPIQPGGSYTYRFTIQNQEGTLWWHAHTGFLRATVYGALIIYPKLGSPYPFSMPKREYPLLLAEWFDRDPMVLLRQTQFTGAPPNVSVAYTINGQPGDLYRCSSQETVRVPVDAGETILLRIINSALNQELFFAIANHRMTVVATDAAYTKPFTTNVLMIGPGQTINVLVTADQTPGRYYMAARAYQTAMNAAFDNTTTTAILEYKSASCSKKNGQLPRPILPVLPAFNDTATATAYTTGIRGLSKINVFTKVDVNLYFIVGLGLINCTNPNSPRCQGPNGTRFAASINNHSFVLPTTTSLMQAYYNGIPGVFTTDFPPVPPLQFNYTGNVPRGLWTPARGTKLFKLKYGSNVQIVLQDTSIVTTEDHPMHIHGFHFFVVGSGFGNFNPATDPARFNLVDPPVRNTIGTPPGGWVAIRFVADNPGIWFLHCHIDSHLNWGLATALLVENGVGPSQSVIPPPPDLPQC from the exons ATGAAGACTTACCACCTCCCTGGAAAGTCATGGTTCTCTTGGTTCTTACTTGGCCTACTTTCAATCATTGCTTCCCTTGCTTCAGCTGCAGAGAATCATTACCATGAGTTTgtt ATCCAAACTGTGCCAGTGAAGAGGCTGTGCAGAACCCAAAACATACTCACAGTAAATGGGCAGTTTCCTGGCCCAACAGTGGAAGCAAGAAATGGAGATTCTCTTGCAATCAAAGTAGTAAATGCTGGACCATACAACATCTCCATCCACTG GCATGGATTAAGGATGTTGAGAAATCCATGGGCAGATGGGCCTAGTTATGTGACTCAGTGTCCCATTCAACCAGGGGGAAGTTACACATACCGCTTTACAATCCAAAACCAAGAGGGGACACTATGGTGGCATGCTCACACTGGCTTCCTAAGAGCCACTGTGTATGGAGCTCTCATCATTTATCCAAAATTGGGTTCTCCTTATCCTTTCTCTATGCCTAAGAGAGAATATCCCCTCCTTCTAG CGGAATGGTTTGATAGGGATCCAATGGTTCTCTTAAGGCAGACACAATTCACAGGAGCACCTCCAAATGTATCTGTTGCATACACAATTAATGGTCAACCTGGAGATCTCTATAGATGTTCAAGTCAAG AAACTGTGCGAGTTCCGGTAGATGCTGGCGAGACAATTCTCTTGAGAATCATCAACAGTGCACTCAACCAAGAACTCTTCTTCGCAATTGCCAACCACAGGATGACTGTTGTTGCTACAGATGCTGCTTACACCAAGCCTTTCACCACCAATGTCCTCATGATTGGTCCTGGTCAGACAATCAATGTCCTGGTCACTGCTGATCAAACCCCCGGGCGATACTACATGGCAGCACGCGCATATCAAACTGCGATGAATGCTGCATTTGACAACACTACCACCACTGCAATCCTAGAATACAAATCAGCCAGCTGCAGCAAAAAAAATGGACAACTTCCTAGACCAATACTGCCAGTATTGCCGGCTTTCAATGATACTGCCACTGCAACAGCATACACAACTGGGATCAGAGGCCTTTCCAAAATCAATGTCTTCACAAAAGTTGATGTGAACCTATACTTCATTGTTGGGTTGGGGCTAATCAACTGCACAAATCCTAATAGTCCAAGGTGCCAAGGACCAAATGGAACCCGATTCGCGGCCAGCATAAACAATCATTCCTTTGTGCTCCCAACAACCACCTCCTTAATGCAAGCCTACTATAACGGTATCCCTGGTGTCTTCACCACAGATTTTCCTCCAGTTCCTCCTTTACAATTCAATTACACCGGCAATGTACCCCGGGGACTGTGGACTCCTGCCAGAGGAACTAAGCTcttcaagttgaagtatggttCCAATGTTCAAATTGTTCTGCAGGACACAAGCATAGTGACTACTGAGGATCACCCTATGCATATTCATGGATTCCACTTCTTTGTAGTTGGTTCCGGCTTTGGCAACTTCAACCCAGCAACAGATCCTGCAAGGTTTAACCTTGTAGACCCACCTGTGAGGAACACCATTGGAACACCACCAGGAGGATGGGTGGCCATTCGTTTTGTGGCTGATAATCCAG